In Bacillus sp. FJAT-45037, the following are encoded in one genomic region:
- a CDS encoding DUF4397 domain-containing protein, translating to MSLKSMAKQKLLNLGDEKMFKKGLLLSLVGALTLSFGATGLAHDHTDDDAKVRIVHASPDAPAVDVVVNGDIVVEGADFKAATDYLHLPRGNYEVEIFATGTTEDGEPVLSSTLSIESGEAYTVAAINTVEHLELSVVSDEQMTSEGQAKVRVGHFSPDAPNVDVAITGGDVLFADAPFKAVTDYLETAPATLDLEIRVAGTEDVVLELPNTELQANMLYSVFAVGFANGEPGLDVVVLSDMSHDAMPAEMPATGMGGTSQSTSLLPVLLLGMTAIGCAVFFVSFRRRQEA from the coding sequence ATGGCCAAACAAAAATTATTAAACTTAGGAGATGAGAAAATGTTTAAAAAAGGATTATTACTTTCATTAGTTGGGGCATTAACATTATCATTTGGAGCGACGGGGTTAGCACATGATCATACAGATGATGATGCTAAGGTGCGTATCGTTCACGCTTCACCAGACGCACCCGCAGTCGATGTCGTGGTTAATGGAGATATTGTTGTAGAAGGTGCTGATTTTAAAGCAGCAACAGATTACTTACATCTACCACGTGGTAACTATGAAGTGGAAATTTTTGCGACAGGAACGACAGAAGACGGTGAACCTGTCCTTTCTTCTACATTATCAATAGAAAGTGGTGAAGCTTATACAGTGGCAGCGATTAACACTGTAGAACACTTAGAGCTTTCCGTTGTATCTGATGAACAAATGACGTCTGAAGGTCAAGCAAAAGTACGTGTCGGCCACTTCTCACCAGACGCACCGAATGTTGATGTAGCCATTACTGGTGGAGATGTTCTTTTTGCAGACGCACCATTTAAAGCAGTTACAGATTACTTAGAAACGGCCCCAGCGACACTTGATCTTGAGATCCGTGTAGCAGGTACAGAAGATGTCGTGCTAGAACTTCCTAACACTGAGTTACAAGCGAATATGTTGTACAGTGTTTTCGCTGTAGGTTTTGCTAATGGAGAGCCTGGTCTTGATGTCGTCGTCTTAAGTGACATGTCACATGATGCGATGCCTGCTGAGATGCCTGCTACTGGTATGGGTGGAACATCACAATCAACGAGTCTCCTCCCAGTGCTGTTACTTGGAATGACGGCAATTGGCTGTGCCGTCTTCTTCGTATCATTTCGTCGTAGACAAGAAGCGTAA
- a CDS encoding class F sortase: MPSSSYHFVVDKKRKISLAIILFSLLLTGCSSASSDVEDEQERQPLEETEASIVSTTDEHETESMITPTHSIVPLRHETINPTQVIIPALGVDAPITPSGLNEDRQMEVPDDPFEVGWFSPGTKPGGQGSAVLAGHVDSRTGPAVFFELDQLELDDVIEVIGENGEQLTFIVTKMTVYPYDDAPIDEIFGYTSDQRLNLITCTGEFDQVERTHRERLVVTADLLHQ; encoded by the coding sequence GTGCCGTCTTCTTCGTATCATTTCGTCGTAGACAAGAAGCGTAAAATTTCCCTTGCAATTATTTTGTTCTCACTTCTTCTAACGGGATGTTCGTCCGCTTCCTCTGATGTGGAAGATGAACAAGAACGTCAGCCTTTAGAAGAAACAGAGGCATCGATTGTGTCCACTACTGATGAACATGAGACAGAATCTATGATCACACCGACACACTCAATCGTCCCACTCAGACATGAGACAATTAATCCAACTCAAGTGATTATTCCAGCACTTGGTGTGGATGCGCCTATTACACCATCAGGTTTGAACGAGGATCGACAAATGGAAGTACCTGATGATCCGTTTGAGGTAGGTTGGTTTAGTCCTGGTACAAAACCAGGTGGTCAAGGAAGCGCCGTTCTTGCTGGGCATGTTGATAGCCGCACAGGTCCAGCAGTCTTCTTTGAATTAGATCAACTCGAACTAGATGATGTGATTGAAGTCATTGGGGAAAATGGCGAACAACTTACCTTCATTGTCACTAAAATGACTGTCTATCCTTATGACGACGCCCCTATTGATGAAATTTTTGGTTACACATCCGATCAACGATTAAACCTTATCACATGTACTGGTGAATTCGACCAAGTTGAGCGAACACATCGTGAGCGACTCGTTGTCACCGCTGATTTATTGCATCAATAA
- a CDS encoding cation:proton antiporter encodes MFEQPVTNPVLIFAIAMVIFLIAPLIMARLRVPGIIGLILSGVVIGPNGLGLIDRDPTIVLLGTVGLLYIIFIAGLEIDLDGFKKYRTRSLTFGTLSFSIPFILGTLVVYVMGYPIAAAILLGSLLGSHTLLAYPIASRLGISKNKAVTTTVGGTIMTDTLALLVLAIVAGATEGELTANFWFVLLVSLGLYVAAVLILVPIAAKFFFRSLSSEGALEYIFVMTVLFVSAYFATIAGLEPIIGAFLAGLALNRFIAEQGTLMNRIKFVGNAIFIPFFLLSVGMLMDIRVLLSEPAAWLIATVVVSLVIMGKFLAAWFAGKLYQYSSDEIKLIFGLSIPQAAATLAATLVGYELGLFDQATVNAVIVMILVTCMVGPYMVETYARKIALKEEQSPYEPSLAPERVLVPVANPQTMESLLDLAFLIRGSSPEPLYTLSVARGSREDTPEKILQAEKMLEKAVSYAAGAEVSMQMLTRVDPNITNGMIRAMEESRITTAVIGWNGKLSTPQRMFGGVLDQLLERTNQMILVAKLGHPLTTTKRLVVLIPSGFDHKSAAYESVRTAKRLAGQIGAILTVYVIHDNTQSYEKMFEQMKPDVQTQVVGVPSWNELHRTFMPLLRKDDLVAVLSARRGTLSWHPQLEQLPRILAVAKPESFIMIYPQEKDPVDMRGARGTDVPRTVLSNKSYEE; translated from the coding sequence TTGTTTGAACAACCTGTGACGAACCCTGTCCTCATTTTTGCCATCGCAATGGTTATCTTTTTGATAGCTCCATTGATCATGGCTCGGCTTAGAGTTCCTGGCATTATCGGTTTAATTTTAAGTGGAGTCGTCATTGGTCCGAATGGGCTTGGTCTAATTGATCGTGATCCTACAATTGTTTTGTTAGGAACGGTTGGTCTGTTATATATTATTTTTATTGCAGGTCTTGAGATTGATTTAGATGGATTTAAAAAATACCGAACGAGAAGTTTAACCTTTGGGACATTATCGTTTTCAATCCCTTTTATTTTAGGTACGCTCGTTGTTTATGTGATGGGTTATCCAATAGCAGCTGCTATCTTACTAGGATCATTGTTAGGGTCTCATACACTGTTAGCTTACCCTATAGCAAGTCGTTTAGGAATCTCAAAGAATAAAGCGGTCACTACGACAGTCGGCGGGACGATTATGACCGATACACTCGCTCTTTTAGTGTTAGCTATCGTAGCTGGGGCGACCGAAGGAGAGTTAACGGCTAACTTTTGGTTTGTTCTACTCGTATCGCTTGGCTTATATGTTGCAGCTGTTCTTATATTAGTTCCGATTGCTGCAAAATTTTTCTTCCGTTCGTTAAGTAGTGAAGGGGCATTAGAGTATATTTTTGTTATGACTGTTCTTTTTGTCTCAGCGTACTTTGCCACCATTGCTGGTCTTGAGCCAATCATCGGGGCGTTCTTAGCAGGATTAGCATTGAATCGTTTTATAGCTGAACAAGGGACATTAATGAACCGAATTAAATTTGTTGGAAATGCTATATTTATTCCGTTCTTTTTACTATCTGTCGGAATGTTGATGGATATTCGTGTGCTTTTATCAGAGCCAGCTGCGTGGCTGATTGCTACAGTCGTTGTTTCTTTAGTCATTATGGGAAAATTCCTCGCCGCATGGTTCGCCGGAAAACTTTATCAGTATTCATCAGATGAGATTAAACTAATCTTCGGTTTGTCCATTCCACAGGCAGCTGCGACACTTGCGGCGACACTAGTGGGATATGAGCTCGGCTTATTTGATCAGGCAACGGTGAATGCGGTCATCGTGATGATTCTCGTGACTTGTATGGTGGGCCCTTATATGGTTGAAACGTACGCAAGAAAAATTGCATTAAAAGAAGAACAAAGTCCGTATGAACCTTCATTAGCTCCTGAACGAGTGCTTGTTCCTGTTGCTAATCCGCAAACGATGGAATCTTTGCTTGATCTCGCTTTTTTAATTCGCGGCAGTTCACCAGAGCCGCTGTACACATTATCAGTTGCAAGAGGAAGCAGAGAAGATACACCTGAGAAAATCTTGCAAGCAGAGAAGATGTTGGAGAAAGCTGTAAGTTATGCTGCAGGGGCAGAAGTGTCAATGCAGATGCTTACGCGAGTCGATCCGAATATTACTAATGGAATGATACGTGCAATGGAAGAATCTCGAATTACTACAGCTGTCATTGGTTGGAATGGCAAATTATCGACACCGCAACGAATGTTTGGAGGAGTTCTTGATCAACTTCTAGAGAGAACGAACCAAATGATTCTTGTAGCAAAATTGGGTCATCCATTAACGACGACGAAAAGATTAGTCGTACTTATTCCTTCTGGATTTGATCATAAGTCGGCAGCGTATGAATCTGTCCGAACTGCTAAGCGGTTAGCGGGACAGATTGGAGCCATTCTTACGGTGTATGTCATTCATGATAACACCCAAAGTTACGAAAAGATGTTTGAGCAAATGAAACCTGATGTGCAAACTCAAGTTGTAGGTGTACCTTCTTGGAATGAGCTACATCGTACTTTTATGCCATTGTTAAGAAAAGATGACCTCGTCGCTGTTTTAAGCGCTAGACGTGGAACGCTGTCATGGCATCCTCAACTTGAACAACTTCCTAGAATACTTGCGGTTGCTAAGCCTGAAAGTTTTATTATGATTTATCCGCAAGAGAAAGATCCAGTCGATATGCGTGGAGCACGCGGGACGGATGTTCCTCGCACTGTGCTATCTAATAAATCATATGAAGAATAA
- the prpE gene encoding bis(5'-nucleosyl)-tetraphosphatase PrpE, protein MKIDCIGDIHGCYEELLTLLHKLGYKKAKTGYVHPDQRKLAFVGDLTDRGPRSLDVIKIVSELVSNGLAYYVPGNHCDKLYRYFLGRNVQEKHGLETTVSELNELAKGEFDNIRAQFMGLVEQSPHYHILDHGRLVIAHAGIQAKDIGVQNKRVQTFVLYGDITGEKHADGSPVRRDWAQHYDGSAFVVYGHTPVSEARFINHTVNIDTGCVFGGTLTALRYPERTTVSVSSSMPFVEEKFREFD, encoded by the coding sequence TTGAAGATTGATTGCATTGGTGATATTCATGGTTGTTATGAGGAACTTCTCACCCTCCTTCACAAGCTAGGATACAAAAAAGCTAAAACAGGGTATGTACATCCTGACCAACGAAAGTTAGCATTTGTTGGTGATTTAACAGATCGTGGCCCGCGATCTCTAGATGTGATCAAAATCGTCTCAGAACTTGTCAGCAACGGCCTAGCGTATTATGTGCCTGGAAATCATTGCGACAAGCTCTATCGCTATTTTCTTGGACGCAACGTTCAAGAGAAACACGGGCTTGAAACAACAGTCAGTGAGCTAAACGAATTAGCAAAAGGAGAGTTTGATAATATTCGAGCTCAATTTATGGGGCTCGTTGAACAATCTCCCCACTACCACATTCTTGATCACGGTCGTCTTGTTATTGCTCATGCAGGTATTCAAGCAAAAGACATCGGAGTACAAAACAAACGTGTGCAAACATTTGTTTTGTATGGAGATATTACCGGAGAAAAACATGCAGATGGTTCACCTGTAAGACGCGATTGGGCGCAACATTATGACGGTTCGGCTTTCGTCGTTTACGGTCACACTCCTGTAAGCGAAGCAAGATTCATCAATCACACGGTTAACATTGATACAGGCTGTGTTTTCGGTGGGACATTAACCGCACTAAGATACCCTGAACGCACGACAGTATCTGTCTCCTCTTCAATGCCGTTTGTTGAAGAAAAATTTAGAGAGTTTGATTAA
- a CDS encoding RluA family pseudouridine synthase yields the protein MVVKIEWKVSQEQDHILLREFLRKHKGLSKKALADIKYKGGQIRVNKQEKTVRTLIHKGDIVEIHLPKEVKSETLLAQIIPLEIVFEDQHLLVINKPAGMPTIPSCLHPSNTLANAVVGYYEKHEIPATFHAVNRLDRETSGLLVIAKHGFSHDQLAKAQKVGNLKRFYKALVEGAVTPVRGTIDDPIGRKPTSIIERMVTREGKPAITHYEVTRSNSSFSVVDIELETGRTHQIRVHFSHLGHPLVGDELYGGTKKLLHRHALHCERLELTHPFTGETHTFNAALPKDLEKAKEAMGL from the coding sequence ATGGTCGTAAAGATCGAGTGGAAGGTGTCACAAGAACAAGATCATATCTTACTCCGGGAGTTTCTACGAAAACACAAAGGATTATCTAAAAAGGCCTTGGCTGATATTAAGTATAAAGGTGGACAGATACGGGTTAACAAGCAAGAGAAGACAGTTCGAACATTGATCCATAAAGGTGATATTGTTGAGATACATTTACCGAAAGAAGTGAAGAGCGAGACACTTTTAGCTCAGATCATTCCATTAGAAATTGTTTTTGAGGATCAACACTTGCTCGTTATTAATAAGCCAGCAGGAATGCCGACAATTCCGTCGTGTCTGCATCCGTCAAACACTCTTGCCAATGCAGTTGTCGGCTATTATGAGAAACACGAAATACCAGCAACATTTCACGCTGTAAATCGACTAGACCGTGAAACATCTGGTCTGCTTGTGATTGCTAAGCACGGGTTTAGTCATGATCAATTGGCAAAAGCTCAGAAAGTGGGCAACTTGAAGCGGTTTTATAAAGCTTTGGTCGAGGGAGCGGTCACTCCAGTTAGAGGAACGATTGATGACCCTATAGGTAGGAAGCCAACCAGTATTATTGAACGGATGGTCACAAGGGAGGGGAAACCTGCGATCACTCATTATGAAGTGACTAGGAGCAATTCTTCCTTTTCAGTCGTTGATATTGAATTAGAAACGGGACGAACCCATCAAATCCGCGTTCATTTCTCACACCTAGGTCACCCTCTCGTAGGGGATGAGTTGTACGGAGGCACAAAGAAACTACTGCATCGTCATGCGCTACATTGCGAAAGACTCGAATTAACGCATCCATTTACTGGAGAAACTCATACGTTTAACGCAGCTCTTCCTAAGGACTTAGAAAAAGCAAAAGAAGCAATGGGCCTATAA
- a CDS encoding NAD kinase has protein sequence MKFTVTSRGDHLSNTLQQRIKRYLLDFGLVHDEQSPEMVVTVGGDGTLLQAFHDYSERLEDTAFVGIHTGHLGFYADWVPDEVEKLVIHIAKTPYQIVEYPLLEVVIRHHGEGKSERHLALNECTVKSLEGSLVSNVEIKGDTFEVFRGDGLCISTPSGSTAYNKALGGAILHPSLSSIQIAEMASINNRVYRTVGSPLVLPQHHTCLLKPLNDVDVQVTVDHYTLDHKRVKSIQCRVAEEKIRFARFRPFPFWKRVKESFIGG, from the coding sequence ATGAAATTTACTGTCACTTCTCGTGGGGATCATTTATCAAACACGTTACAACAACGGATAAAACGTTATTTGCTTGATTTTGGATTGGTACATGATGAACAATCACCTGAAATGGTTGTGACGGTCGGTGGCGATGGAACACTGCTTCAAGCCTTTCATGATTATAGTGAACGTTTAGAAGATACAGCTTTTGTTGGAATTCATACAGGCCATCTTGGTTTCTATGCCGATTGGGTGCCAGATGAAGTGGAGAAATTAGTCATTCATATTGCTAAAACTCCTTATCAAATTGTGGAATATCCCCTTCTCGAAGTAGTGATCAGACATCATGGTGAGGGTAAGTCAGAACGACATTTGGCTTTAAATGAATGCACGGTGAAAAGTTTAGAGGGGTCACTCGTTAGTAACGTCGAGATCAAGGGCGATACTTTTGAAGTGTTTCGCGGAGATGGTTTATGTATTTCGACGCCATCTGGCAGCACAGCCTATAACAAAGCTTTAGGTGGTGCGATTCTTCATCCATCGCTTTCATCGATTCAAATTGCTGAAATGGCTTCGATTAATAACAGGGTATATCGAACGGTGGGCTCACCGCTTGTTCTTCCACAACATCACACATGCTTGTTGAAACCGTTGAATGATGTTGATGTGCAAGTGACAGTCGATCACTACACCCTTGATCACAAACGTGTGAAATCGATACAATGTCGTGTCGCAGAAGAGAAAATTCGCTTTGCTCGCTTCAGGCCATTCCCCTTCTGGAAAAGAGTGAAGGAGTCCTTTATCGGTGGATAG
- a CDS encoding GTP pyrophosphokinase — protein MSDWGTFLMPYKQAVEELKIKLKGIREQYQRSSHHTPIEFVTGRVKPISSILDKAKRKNIPLNELEENMQDLAGVRIVTQFVEDIETVIHLIRTRGDFEIIEERDYIIEKKKSGYRSYHLVLRYPVQTIDGEKQILVELQIRTLAMNFWATIEHSLNYKYSGEIPEDIKMRLIRAAEAAFLLDEEMSIIRDEVRDAQEIFIQNQEQGRKL, from the coding sequence ATGAGTGATTGGGGAACCTTCTTAATGCCTTATAAGCAGGCTGTAGAAGAATTAAAGATTAAGCTAAAAGGGATCAGAGAACAGTATCAACGATCCTCACATCATACACCGATTGAATTTGTCACAGGTCGTGTAAAGCCAATCTCTAGTATTCTTGATAAAGCCAAGCGCAAAAATATCCCTTTAAATGAATTAGAGGAAAACATGCAGGATTTAGCTGGGGTCCGCATTGTGACTCAATTTGTTGAGGATATTGAAACGGTTATTCATCTAATTCGGACACGTGGAGATTTTGAGATTATTGAAGAGCGTGACTATATTATTGAGAAGAAGAAGAGTGGCTATCGATCCTACCATTTAGTTTTACGCTATCCAGTGCAGACAATAGATGGAGAGAAGCAGATTTTAGTGGAACTTCAAATTCGGACTTTAGCAATGAACTTTTGGGCGACGATTGAGCATTCGTTAAATTATAAATATAGTGGTGAAATCCCTGAGGATATTAAGATGCGACTTATTCGTGCGGCGGAAGCGGCGTTTCTACTTGATGAAGAAATGTCGATCATTCGAGATGAGGTAAGGGATGCACAGGAGATCTTCATCCAAAACCAAGAACAAGGAAGAAAGTTATAA